GGAATTCGGTTGGGAGAGCGCGACCGTCGGCAGCAATCTCACTGAAGTTCTTGCCCAGACTTCTCCCGACATCCTTTTCGACATCGTCATACCAGCCGCCAGGCATGCAACAGTTGCCGCTGCTCTGGAGGCGGGCTGCCATGTTCTTTCCGAGAAGCCAATGGCAGAAACGCTGGAGGAAGCGCGCGATCTCGTCCAGCGTACAAGGAAGGCGGGCCGAATTCATGCCGTCGTTCAAAACCGCCGGTATCTGGCACAAATACGCCGCATCCGCAGGCTCATTCAATCGGGCGCCATCGGCGACGTGACGAGCCTCCATTGCGACTTTTTCCTTGCGCCGCATTTTGGCGGTTTCCGCGAAGAGATGCGCCACGTTCTGTTTCTCGACATGGCGATCCACACATTCGACGCCGCCCGTTATCTTGCTGGCGACGCCGCCAACGCCGTCTACGCCCACGAGTGGGAGCCTGGCAACTCCTGGTATGGCCAGGGGTCATCGGCAGCCGCCATTTTCGAGTTCACCAATGGCGCGGTTTTTACTTATCGCGGCAGCTGGTGCGCCGACGGTCTGCGCACAAGCTGGGAGAGCGCGTGGCGCATCGTCGGCAGCAGGGGTTCGATTGTCTGGGACGGACACGATGACATACAGGCCGAAGCCGTCACCTCCGGCAGGGAAGGCCTGTTTTCCGAGGTGACCGCCGTCGATATTCCTCCCCTCGACGCGTCTGATCGTATCGGCGGTCACCTCGGTGTCATGCAGGATTTTATTGCGGCCACGCGCGGCGGTCCGTCACCGGAGACCGTCGGCACGGAAAATATCAAAAGCCTCGCCATGGTGTTCGGAGCGATCGACAGCGCCGAATCGGGTCGGCGCGTCGAAATCACGATCTGAAGGAGTTGGAAGTGAGCAACCCGGCAAAAGCCATCCGTATCGGCACCATGATCAAGGGTAATGCGCCAGACCCTGCCGCCTATGTCAAAAGCATCTTGCCGCATGGCTTCGAAAGTGTTGAACCATTCTTCTGGCAGGTGATGAACAAGGATCTTCCAAGACTTGCGGCGGAATTGAAAGAAGCAATCGGCGATGCTGACGTCACCATGTCGACACTTGGCATGTTCGGCAATCCGCTCGAGGACACAGACATCGATCGTGAAACGTTGAAGGGTTGGCAAGCACTAATCGACAACGCGCACCATTTCGGTGCGACGACAATTGCCGGGTTTACGGGACGTGTTCGCGGTAAGCCAATCGAGGAAAGCCTGCCACAATACAGGAAAATCTGGACCGAACTGGCTAAGCGCGCTGCCGACAAAGGCCTGAAACTTGCCTTCGAAAACTGCGCGATGGATGGCAATTGGGCGAGCGGCGACTGGAACATCGCGCACAATCCCGATGCTTGGGAGATGATCTTCAACGAAGTTCCCGCCGATAATATCGGTCTCGAATGGGAACCTTGCCATCAGATGGTCTATCTGATCGACCCGCTGCCGCAAATTCGCAAGTGGGCACCGAAGATTTTCCATGTTCACGGCAAGGACGCGACGATCCGCTGGGAGGTCATCCGTGAACACGGGATCTTCGGCAAGGAGAAATTCGTATTCATGCGCTCGCCAGGTTTCGGCGACACCGACTGGGTGGATGTTATTTCCGAGCTGCGGCTCGCGGGCTGGTCAGGCTCGATCGACATCGAAGGCTGGCACGATCCCGTCTATCGCCATGAACTCGAAATGACCGGCCAAGTGCATTCGCTCAACTATCTCAAGCAGAGCCGCGGCGGCTCATACGTCCCTAACCCCTAAAACTCGACCCGGCCCATCTTGCCGCAAAGAAGCAAGCAGACCGGACCAGCAACAAGAGGAGGAAAGCATGAAACCACTTATGAAATGGATCGCAGCCGCATCGCTGTTTATGTCCGGTGCCGCTCAAGCCGAGCCGGTAACGCTGGATATCTGGACGATCGATCGCCCGGACCAGTACATGTACCTGTTGAAGGACGAGTTCGAGCAGTCTCATCCGGATATCAAGCTGAATGTCAAGACTGTTCAGTTCCGCGACATGGTCAACGATCTGGCGCGTGCCACCGCGACCGGTGAATCCCCTGACGTGACGTATATCGACAATCCTGAGGTCGCACTCTTCGCCTCGCGTGGTCTGCTGCTGGATCTGGGACCTATGCTGGCGGAATCGAAGGTAATCAAAAAGGAGGATATTTTCCCCGGACCGCTTTCCTCGGTCACATGGGACGGCAATATCTACGGCATACCACGGGGAGCTAACACTCTGGCGCTCTACTACAATGCGGACATGTTCAAGGCGAAAGGCCTCGACCCGGACAACCCGCCCAAGACATGGGCCGAACTATACGCCGCCGCCAAGAAGCTCAGCGATCCGGCCAAAAATATCTATGGTCTGGCGTTTTCGGCTGTCGCTACCGAAGAAGGTACCTTCCAGTTTCTGCCCTGGCTGCAGATGGCAGGTGGCGACTACAACAAGGTCGACACTGAAGGCGGCGTCAAGGTTCTCGATTTCTGGGGAAAGCTGCTGGACGAGAAGCTAGCCTCTCCGGACACTTTGATTCGTAGCCAGTTCGATTCGACTGGCACCTTTAATGCGGGCAATGCGGCAATGGCCATCTCCGGACCCTGGGAACTTCCCCGGATGAGCCGCGAAGCAAAGTTTGACTATCGCGCCGCGCTTTTGCCGGTTCCCCAGGAAGGTGCGACGCGCGCCTCGGCGCTCGGCGAAGGCGACAACGTCATCCTCGCCAAAAGCGAGCATCCCCAAGAGGCGTTCATTCTGCTGGAATTCCTCTATGGCAAAATGCCCGATGTCTGGAATCGCTTCGGTTTCGTGCCTGCAGCGAATGTGAAGTCAAACGATCCAAAGGCGCCAGCTATCTATGCCGTCTTTGAGGAAAGCATGAAGTACGCGCGGAATCGCGGTCCGCATCCCGAGTGGCCAAAGATTTCCAAGGCCATCTACACTGCGATCCAGTCGTCGCTGACCCACCAGAGTGACGCGAAGACCGCACTCGCAAACGCACAGAAACAAATCGACGCTGTATTGAACAAATAGATTTTTGCATCGCCCTTCGCGCATGCGAAGGGCGATGATCCCCAGATTTGAGGCGGCAAGCGGGAGGACGCGGTGTACGGCATTATCAGAACCATCCGGGACGGTAGTGGATTCGATATCCTTCTGCTTGGGCTTGCTCTGCTCTATCTCGTCACCTTTTCGGCTTTTCCGATCATCTATAACATCATCATGTCGCTTCAGACCGTCGACATGTTCACGATCACCTCGTTCAGCCGGCCCTTCGTGGGCCTGCAGAACTACTACGCCATCTTCTCA
This is a stretch of genomic DNA from Phyllobacterium zundukense. It encodes these proteins:
- a CDS encoding sugar phosphate isomerase/epimerase family protein, which encodes MSNPAKAIRIGTMIKGNAPDPAAYVKSILPHGFESVEPFFWQVMNKDLPRLAAELKEAIGDADVTMSTLGMFGNPLEDTDIDRETLKGWQALIDNAHHFGATTIAGFTGRVRGKPIEESLPQYRKIWTELAKRAADKGLKLAFENCAMDGNWASGDWNIAHNPDAWEMIFNEVPADNIGLEWEPCHQMVYLIDPLPQIRKWAPKIFHVHGKDATIRWEVIREHGIFGKEKFVFMRSPGFGDTDWVDVISELRLAGWSGSIDIEGWHDPVYRHELEMTGQVHSLNYLKQSRGGSYVPNP
- a CDS encoding Gfo/Idh/MocA family protein; this translates as MQRAVLVGCGAMSKAWFEAARTITDVEIVGIVDLDIGRAENRAREFGWESATVGSNLTEVLAQTSPDILFDIVIPAARHATVAAALEAGCHVLSEKPMAETLEEARDLVQRTRKAGRIHAVVQNRRYLAQIRRIRRLIQSGAIGDVTSLHCDFFLAPHFGGFREEMRHVLFLDMAIHTFDAARYLAGDAANAVYAHEWEPGNSWYGQGSSAAAIFEFTNGAVFTYRGSWCADGLRTSWESAWRIVGSRGSIVWDGHDDIQAEAVTSGREGLFSEVTAVDIPPLDASDRIGGHLGVMQDFIAATRGGPSPETVGTENIKSLAMVFGAIDSAESGRRVEITI
- a CDS encoding ABC transporter substrate-binding protein, which produces MKPLMKWIAAASLFMSGAAQAEPVTLDIWTIDRPDQYMYLLKDEFEQSHPDIKLNVKTVQFRDMVNDLARATATGESPDVTYIDNPEVALFASRGLLLDLGPMLAESKVIKKEDIFPGPLSSVTWDGNIYGIPRGANTLALYYNADMFKAKGLDPDNPPKTWAELYAAAKKLSDPAKNIYGLAFSAVATEEGTFQFLPWLQMAGGDYNKVDTEGGVKVLDFWGKLLDEKLASPDTLIRSQFDSTGTFNAGNAAMAISGPWELPRMSREAKFDYRAALLPVPQEGATRASALGEGDNVILAKSEHPQEAFILLEFLYGKMPDVWNRFGFVPAANVKSNDPKAPAIYAVFEESMKYARNRGPHPEWPKISKAIYTAIQSSLTHQSDAKTALANAQKQIDAVLNK